From Cydia strobilella chromosome 4, ilCydStro3.1, whole genome shotgun sequence, the proteins below share one genomic window:
- the LOC134741111 gene encoding uncharacterized protein LOC134741111, producing the protein MSPLACCLVALAALFAVSDANMINPFCSSVSLGESMVHEVTFNMNVSGGDVFIPNKCPEDHDLKGQDLNVCNIPNSMPEVHTFTIGKHPFEKVYIDCPNNTRGCSSLELQVTQYCEVPPIG; encoded by the exons atgtCGCCGCTTGCTTGCTGTCTGGTCGCTCTCGCAGCGCTGTTCGCCGTATCCGACGCAAATATGATTAACCCTTTTTGCAGCAGTGTATCATTAG gTGAATCAATGGTGCATGAGGTTACATTTAATATGAACGTTTCTGGTGGTGATGTCTTCATCCCTAAT aaatGCCCGGAAGATCACGACCTAAAGGGTCAAGACCTCAACGTATGCAACATCCCCAATTCGATGCCCGAGGTTCACACTTTTACGATCGGTAAACACCCGTTCGAGAAAGTGTACATCGATTGCCCCAATAACACCCGGGGCTGCtcgagccttgaactgcaagtCACACAGTATTGCGAGGTCCCTCCGATTGGATAA